Proteins co-encoded in one Terriglobales bacterium genomic window:
- the rpmB gene encoding 50S ribosomal protein L28 → MARVCDLCGKGPRFGNNISHAHNVTKRRWNVNLRPVHARVKGATRRLRVCTACLRSGKVVKA, encoded by the coding sequence ATGGCAAGGGTTTGCGACCTGTGCGGCAAAGGGCCGCGCTTCGGCAACAACATCAGCCACGCCCACAACGTGACCAAGCGGCGCTGGAACGTCAACCTGCGCCCGGTCCATGCGCGCGTGAAGGGCGCGACCCGGCGTCTGCGCGTTTGCACCGCCTGCCTGCGCAGCGGCAAGGTCGTCAAGGCCTAG